Proteins from a single region of Deltaproteobacteria bacterium:
- a CDS encoding glycosyltransferase — translation MIAELQIFLILLCSLWTLAFARLMLLPLYVPALGKQNVAAPESWPFLSIIIPACNEAVHLESAVSTLSQQDYPAFEIILVNDRSTDTTGEIVDRLAAADSRIRPVHIHSLPAGWLGKVHALHQGVQLARGEWFLFTDADVHVAPATLRRALAFAVGQGADHLALVPRMVLHGFWLNVAARAFGLLFVLATHASRVNRSSRRAFVGIGAFNLVKAEAFHRTAGFEWLRLEPGDDVGLGLMIKQAGAVTRLAFALDELRVNWYESLPAMFKGLEKNLFGPGSGYRGWLVALQVLAIWTLLLVPPMALAAGMILGSLLVLTPALLAIGLHWIFALLYSESPADMLSALLFPIGVLLFTCMMIRAAYKCIRDDGIDWRGTHYPVEQLRAGQRVKLFPF, via the coding sequence ATGATTGCCGAACTGCAAATCTTTCTCATCTTACTTTGCAGCTTATGGACGCTCGCTTTCGCGCGGCTCATGCTGCTGCCGCTCTACGTGCCGGCGCTTGGCAAGCAAAACGTCGCAGCGCCGGAGAGCTGGCCGTTTCTCAGCATCATCATTCCCGCTTGCAACGAGGCAGTGCATCTTGAGTCTGCGGTCTCGACACTGTCACAGCAGGATTATCCGGCCTTCGAAATCATCCTCGTCAACGACCGCTCGACGGACACGACAGGCGAAATCGTCGATCGCTTGGCTGCGGCCGACTCGCGTATTCGGCCCGTGCACATTCACTCTCTGCCGGCGGGTTGGCTCGGCAAAGTTCACGCGCTGCATCAAGGTGTCCAATTGGCGCGCGGCGAATGGTTTTTATTCACCGACGCCGACGTGCATGTTGCGCCGGCGACGCTGCGCCGCGCGCTCGCTTTTGCTGTAGGGCAGGGCGCCGATCATCTCGCGCTAGTGCCGCGGATGGTGCTGCACGGTTTTTGGCTCAATGTTGCCGCGCGCGCGTTCGGCTTGTTGTTTGTTCTGGCGACCCATGCGAGCCGCGTCAATCGTTCGAGCCGACGGGCGTTCGTCGGCATCGGCGCTTTTAATCTGGTCAAAGCCGAAGCGTTTCACCGCACGGCCGGTTTTGAGTGGCTGCGACTCGAGCCGGGTGACGATGTGGGTTTAGGTTTGATGATCAAACAAGCGGGCGCTGTAACGCGCTTGGCGTTTGCTCTCGACGAACTGCGCGTCAATTGGTACGAGTCCTTGCCGGCGATGTTCAAGGGCTTGGAAAAAAATCTTTTTGGCCCCGGTTCCGGCTACCGCGGATGGTTGGTGGCGCTGCAGGTCTTGGCGATTTGGACCCTGCTGCTGGTGCCGCCGATGGCGCTGGCAGCGGGCATGATTTTAGGATCGCTGCTTGTGCTGACCCCGGCCCTGCTCGCTATTGGTCTGCATTGGATTTTTGCTCTTCTCTACAGTGAAAGCCCAGCGGATATGCTGAGTGCGTTGTTGTTTCCGATAGGCGTGCTGCTGTTTACGTGCATGATGATCCGCGCCGCCTACAAGTGCATCCGCGACGATGGCATCGACTGGCGCGGCACCCACTACCCGGTCGAACAACTGCGCGCCGGGCAGCGAGTGAAACTTTTTCCGTTCTAG
- a CDS encoding amidohydrolase family protein, producing MSIRIDGGTVVGWSGTGHEIIPDGSVLIDGNSIKSVGTDKPAADRVIDAAGKIVSPGFVNLHVHSQLNVGDYLLTDVTKKDYLAANWFVFGAPLKDKVEPPAAPAVAMGRKYALYSALRNGATTVLDPGGGPGALDDYVAIVGQLGGRVFFSPPFRSHDIFTDAEGRHYYEERADKGRPGLKVAVDFIKKFHGAHNGRLQGILNPAQAETCEPSLLRESVAAAKELDVPLHIHAGGNFREFLEILNRHRKPVAEFLADVGILGPRTTLGHMAITGGHSRVDYPLGNEMKILAETGATVGHCPHKCAKMAFAMESFDRYLQAGVRIGLGTDTYPLDIVSEMRYASLISRLVDRRAAVARAADVFNAATIGGATALGRSDLGRLAPGAKADLVIIDLRTTRYGPVRDPINALLEYGSGADVETVIVDGEVVIEGGKSTRVNDAELFAQAQAGANRAWDAWSARDWAGRKVEDIIPPAFPTRKE from the coding sequence ATGAGCATTCGCATCGATGGCGGCACGGTGGTCGGTTGGTCCGGCACGGGCCATGAGATTATTCCCGACGGTTCGGTATTGATCGACGGCAACTCGATCAAATCCGTCGGCACCGACAAGCCGGCGGCGGATCGGGTGATCGACGCCGCCGGAAAGATCGTTTCTCCCGGGTTCGTCAATTTGCACGTGCATTCCCAGTTGAACGTCGGCGATTACCTGCTTACCGACGTCACGAAAAAAGATTATCTGGCCGCCAACTGGTTTGTCTTTGGCGCGCCGCTAAAAGATAAAGTCGAGCCACCGGCGGCGCCGGCGGTCGCCATGGGCCGCAAGTATGCGCTTTACAGCGCGCTGCGCAATGGCGCGACGACGGTGCTCGATCCCGGCGGCGGCCCGGGAGCACTGGACGACTACGTCGCCATCGTCGGTCAACTCGGCGGGCGGGTGTTTTTTAGTCCACCGTTTCGCAGCCACGACATTTTTACCGACGCCGAGGGACGGCATTATTACGAAGAGCGCGCTGATAAGGGACGCCCAGGATTGAAGGTCGCGGTGGACTTCATTAAGAAGTTTCATGGCGCGCATAACGGCCGGCTGCAGGGCATTCTCAATCCGGCGCAGGCCGAGACCTGCGAGCCGTCGTTGCTGCGAGAAAGTGTCGCGGCGGCGAAAGAGTTGGACGTGCCGCTGCACATTCACGCCGGCGGCAATTTTCGTGAGTTCTTGGAAATTTTAAATCGCCATCGCAAGCCGGTGGCCGAGTTTCTCGCGGACGTCGGCATTCTCGGTCCGCGCACGACGCTGGGGCACATGGCGATCACCGGCGGCCACTCGCGGGTCGACTACCCGCTCGGCAACGAAATGAAAATCCTCGCCGAGACCGGGGCGACCGTCGGACACTGCCCGCATAAGTGCGCCAAGATGGCCTTCGCCATGGAATCCTTCGATCGCTATCTGCAGGCCGGCGTAAGAATTGGGTTGGGGACAGATACCTATCCGCTCGATATCGTTTCTGAGATGCGCTACGCCTCTTTGATTTCACGCCTCGTCGATCGCCGGGCGGCGGTGGCGCGCGCCGCGGATGTTTTCAACGCAGCGACCATTGGCGGCGCAACCGCGCTGGGTCGCAGCGACCTCGGCCGGCTGGCGCCCGGCGCCAAAGCCGATCTCGTTATCATCGACCTGCGCACGACTCGCTATGGTCCGGTGCGCGATCCGATCAACGCGCTGCTGGAGTATGGCAGCGGCGCCGACGTCGAGACCGTGATCGTCGATGGTGAAGTAGTGATTGAAGGCGGCAAGTCGACGCGCGTCAACGACGCCGAGCTTTTCGCCCAGGCGCAGGCCGGCGCGAACCGCGCCTGGGACGCCTGGTCGGCGCGCGATTGGGCGGGACGGAAAGTGGAAGACATTATTCCACCGGCGTTTCCGACGAGAAAAGAGTAA
- a CDS encoding ABC transporter substrate-binding protein, with protein MPKTIFFLVIAFVVCTSTAGRAQERAKLRISSATKTLGYGPLWIASRMGFFAKQGLDVDLVVIRASDVGIQALAGGSLEIAGSSSDAPVAAIEKGLDLVIVGGLINGLTQSIMAAKRFKTYGDLRGATFGAISLTSGVTFALRQVLKIKGLEYPRDYKLLVIGGTPQTYAALVAGSIDAAALSLPVNYAAEEQGFNEIGRFVDVIPNYQLASLSVPRSWAEKNRPVLVRVMRAMAQTMRWIYQNKDASVDYLAKEMNLKREHARRGWEFYTSTKMWHPDGDLNVEGLQNVTQIYWEQSQAKGAAPNAAKYVDQSYLREALKELGAR; from the coding sequence ATGCCTAAAACCATTTTCTTCCTGGTCATTGCTTTTGTCGTTTGCACCAGCACTGCCGGCCGCGCCCAAGAGCGCGCCAAGCTGCGCATCAGCTCGGCGACCAAGACGCTTGGCTACGGGCCGTTGTGGATCGCGTCGCGCATGGGGTTTTTCGCCAAGCAGGGGCTCGACGTCGATCTGGTGGTGATTCGCGCTTCCGATGTTGGGATTCAGGCGCTTGCTGGTGGGTCGTTGGAGATCGCTGGCAGCTCGTCGGACGCTCCGGTTGCGGCCATCGAAAAGGGGCTCGATCTGGTGATTGTCGGCGGCCTGATCAACGGGCTAACCCAGTCGATCATGGCGGCTAAGCGATTCAAGACCTACGGCGATCTGCGCGGTGCGACCTTCGGCGCCATTAGCCTGACTTCCGGGGTGACGTTTGCGCTGCGGCAGGTTCTAAAAATCAAAGGGCTCGAATACCCGCGTGACTACAAGCTGCTCGTCATCGGCGGTACGCCGCAAACCTATGCAGCGCTGGTGGCGGGCTCCATCGACGCAGCGGCGCTGTCGCTGCCGGTGAACTACGCCGCGGAAGAGCAGGGCTTCAACGAGATCGGTCGCTTTGTCGATGTCATTCCCAACTATCAATTGGCATCGTTATCGGTGCCACGCTCCTGGGCCGAAAAGAACCGGCCCGTGTTGGTGCGTGTGATGCGCGCCATGGCGCAGACCATGCGTTGGATCTATCAAAACAAGGATGCGTCAGTGGATTATCTCGCCAAAGAAATGAACCTCAAGCGCGAGCACGCCCGGCGCGGTTGGGAATTCTACACGTCGACCAAGATGTGGCACCCGGACGGCGATCTCAACGTCGAAGGTTTGCAAAACGTCACGCAAATTTATTGGGAGCAGTCGCAAGCCAAGGGTGCGGCGCCAAACGCGGCAAAATATGTCGATCAGAGCTACCTGCGCGAAGCATTGAAAGAGTTAGGCGCGCGCTAG
- a CDS encoding CoA transferase, whose amino-acid sequence MEAANNILKGIRVLAFTTGYAGPYAGRLLANYGAEVIKIESKKGGLDTFRHYGQHKDIDEAPRFIECNLGVRSLAINLKHPTGAKLIRELAGKADAVLQNFRPRVLDKLGLGDDDLRKVNPKLVIVKLPGFGTEGPKSSYGTWGFNLTAFSGITYLWNHPEQDRPIGSQGVYPDHLGFVLGPTMLMAALLNSRRTGKGVTIDLAQIEGTAAVLGTTYLETSVNGDDPKPKGNHYALAAPHGVYRCQGEDRWCVISVRTEEEWKNFCRVIGRAELLSDPRFATLQARVQHRAELDAIVREWTEARPSEEIMNKCQSAGVPGSMVQTGADLLQDPQLRHRDFFSPFKESLIGPFEISRAGFKFKGMEEEPLKLPARFGADNEQILTELLGYDKATIEKWQQEEVLT is encoded by the coding sequence ATGGAAGCAGCAAACAACATCCTAAAAGGCATCCGAGTCCTGGCATTCACCACCGGCTACGCCGGGCCCTACGCTGGCCGGTTGTTGGCCAACTATGGCGCGGAGGTGATCAAGATCGAGTCGAAGAAGGGCGGGCTCGATACCTTTCGCCACTACGGCCAGCACAAGGATATCGACGAGGCGCCGCGTTTTATCGAGTGCAACTTGGGTGTGCGCTCGCTGGCGATCAACTTGAAGCATCCGACCGGTGCCAAATTGATCCGCGAGCTAGCCGGCAAAGCGGATGCGGTGCTGCAGAATTTTCGCCCGCGGGTGTTGGACAAGTTGGGCCTGGGCGATGACGATTTGCGCAAAGTGAATCCGAAACTGGTTATCGTCAAGCTGCCCGGCTTCGGCACCGAGGGGCCGAAGAGCAGCTACGGCACTTGGGGTTTCAATCTCACGGCGTTCTCCGGCATCACCTATCTTTGGAATCATCCGGAGCAAGACCGACCGATTGGATCGCAAGGCGTTTATCCCGATCATCTCGGTTTCGTCTTGGGGCCGACCATGCTGATGGCAGCGCTCTTGAACAGCCGGCGCACGGGGAAGGGCGTGACCATCGATCTGGCGCAGATCGAAGGCACGGCGGCGGTGTTGGGGACGACATATCTCGAAACGTCCGTTAACGGCGACGATCCCAAGCCCAAGGGCAATCACTACGCGCTGGCCGCGCCGCACGGCGTCTATCGCTGCCAGGGCGAGGATCGCTGGTGTGTGATCTCGGTTAGGACCGAGGAGGAATGGAAAAATTTCTGCCGCGTCATTGGCCGCGCCGAGCTATTGAGCGACCCGCGCTTCGCGACGCTGCAGGCGCGGGTGCAGCACCGCGCCGAGCTGGATGCGATTGTTAGAGAGTGGACTGAGGCGCGACCCTCAGAAGAGATCATGAACAAGTGCCAAAGCGCCGGCGTGCCGGGGAGTATGGTGCAAACCGGCGCCGATTTGCTGCAGGATCCGCAGCTGCGCCATCGGGACTTTTTTTCGCCGTTCAAAGAATCTCTCATCGGTCCGTTCGAGATCTCTCGCGCCGGCTTCAAGTTCAAAGGCATGGAGGAAGAGCCGCTCAAGCTACCGGCGCGCTTCGGCGCCGACAACGAGCAGATCCTGACGGAGCTGCTAGGCTACGACAAAGCGACCATTGAGAAGTGGCAGCAAGAGGAAGTGCTGACCTAA
- a CDS encoding CoA transferase has translation MSITTEKFSLLSGYRVLDLSSSMGSFCGKVLRDLGMDVIKIEPPEGDAGRLEPPFAKGHAHREGSLRFNYLNGGKKSVTLDITKESGRKIFLDLVGKSDIVLETFEPGHLAANSLGYDELLRKKNNLILISLTGFGQDGPYAKYKAPDIIGNAMGSLLYISGDPKMTPCNPPETQAYYYASLFACYATMLALWQREQRGIGAWIDASVQASMALHEHVAFNYAAEKRVMKRAGSQHQHNAPANLFQCKNGWIALFVTQTHWPLLLKVWDNHDADLDDPKWINSNTRRKEADYINAQVTSFTMRYTKEDLAELMQKHGIPGLPVNSPSDFMKDPHIQARGFFSNVTHPVLGTFAAPGGFFTMDGKRNAPAPAPLTGQHNQEILCGELGVDPRDLPALTAERII, from the coding sequence ATGAGCATCACCACCGAAAAGTTCTCGTTACTATCCGGCTACCGCGTCCTCGACCTAAGCTCCTCCATGGGATCGTTTTGCGGCAAGGTGCTGCGCGACCTTGGCATGGACGTCATCAAGATCGAGCCGCCCGAGGGCGATGCCGGCCGCTTGGAGCCGCCGTTTGCCAAGGGACATGCCCATCGCGAGGGCAGCCTGCGCTTTAACTATCTTAATGGCGGCAAGAAAAGCGTCACGCTCGATATCACCAAAGAGAGCGGGCGCAAAATATTTCTGGATTTGGTTGGGAAGTCCGACATCGTGCTGGAGACCTTTGAGCCCGGTCATCTTGCGGCCAATAGTCTTGGCTACGACGAGCTGCTGAGAAAGAAGAACAATTTGATTCTTATTTCGCTGACCGGCTTCGGGCAGGACGGGCCGTACGCGAAATACAAAGCGCCGGACATCATCGGCAATGCCATGGGCTCGCTGCTTTATATCAGCGGCGACCCGAAGATGACGCCGTGCAATCCGCCGGAGACCCAAGCCTACTACTATGCCAGTTTGTTTGCGTGTTACGCGACCATGCTGGCGCTGTGGCAGCGCGAGCAGCGCGGCATCGGCGCGTGGATCGATGCGTCAGTGCAGGCGAGCATGGCGCTGCACGAGCATGTCGCGTTTAATTACGCCGCAGAAAAGCGCGTCATGAAGCGCGCCGGCAGCCAGCACCAGCACAACGCCCCGGCGAACTTATTTCAGTGCAAAAACGGCTGGATCGCGCTGTTCGTCACGCAGACCCATTGGCCGCTCTTGCTCAAGGTCTGGGACAACCACGACGCCGATCTCGACGATCCAAAGTGGATCAACAGCAACACGCGACGCAAAGAGGCCGACTACATCAACGCCCAGGTGACCTCGTTCACCATGCGCTACACCAAAGAAGACCTGGCCGAGCTGATGCAGAAGCACGGCATCCCCGGCCTGCCGGTGAACTCGCCGTCCGATTTTATGAAAGACCCGCACATCCAAGCGCGTGGCTTTTTCAGCAACGTGACGCACCCGGTTCTCGGCACGTTCGCGGCGCCCGGCGGTTTTTTTACCATGGACGGCAAGCGCAACGCCCCGGCGCCGGCGCCGCTGACGGGACAACACAATCAGGAAATTCTTTGCGGCGAATTAGGGGTTGATCCCAGGGACCTGCCAGCACTCACGGCGGAGCGAATTATATAG
- a CDS encoding acyl-CoA dehydrogenase, whose product MQNPKWCSVDFNLPEELQVLKDTVRKFVDRELIPLERECRPEGEDMPEQFIKPLQEKAKAIGLWLLDVPQEYGGAGLDLLSRCVIMEEVARTIAIPFRYAPIFGPEVRPVLFNANDEQKKRFLLPVIEGKIKICFAQTEPDAGSDPAGMKTRAVKNGDHYILNGTKRFITGAKNADYAQVIAVTDPAKGARGGVSCFMVSMKAPGVTLEKLWPTMMGDTPGQIHFENVRVAEADRIGAEGQGFSIAQKWIEEGRVRGHGARPCGIASRALDMMIEYSKVRTTFGQPLANRQAIQFMIADSTMELHACRLMVYECAWRHDRGEDIRQLSYMTKIQCAEMAGRVVDRSIQVHGGLGLMRELPLEWWYRQVRSIRITEGTPEVLRWRLAEHIIRNHK is encoded by the coding sequence ATCCAAAATCCAAAATGGTGTAGCGTGGATTTCAATCTCCCCGAAGAACTGCAAGTTCTCAAAGATACCGTCCGCAAATTCGTCGATCGCGAGCTGATCCCGCTCGAGCGCGAATGTCGTCCCGAAGGGGAGGATATGCCGGAGCAGTTCATCAAGCCTCTGCAGGAAAAGGCCAAGGCGATCGGCTTGTGGCTGCTCGACGTGCCGCAGGAATACGGCGGCGCCGGGCTCGATCTGTTGAGCCGCTGCGTGATCATGGAAGAGGTCGCACGGACGATTGCGATTCCTTTCCGCTACGCGCCGATCTTCGGGCCGGAAGTCCGGCCGGTCTTGTTCAACGCCAACGACGAGCAGAAAAAGCGTTTTCTGCTGCCGGTGATCGAGGGCAAAATCAAAATTTGCTTCGCCCAGACCGAGCCGGACGCGGGCAGCGATCCAGCGGGGATGAAGACTCGCGCCGTCAAAAATGGCGATCACTACATTCTCAACGGCACCAAGAGATTTATCACCGGCGCGAAGAACGCCGACTACGCGCAGGTCATCGCTGTCACCGACCCGGCCAAAGGGGCGCGCGGCGGCGTGAGTTGCTTCATGGTCAGTATGAAAGCGCCGGGGGTGACGCTGGAAAAATTATGGCCGACGATGATGGGCGACACGCCGGGGCAGATTCATTTTGAGAATGTCCGTGTGGCGGAGGCTGATCGCATCGGCGCCGAAGGGCAGGGCTTTTCCATCGCGCAGAAATGGATCGAAGAAGGCCGGGTGCGCGGCCACGGCGCGCGCCCCTGCGGTATCGCCTCGCGTGCGTTGGACATGATGATCGAATATTCCAAAGTGCGCACGACCTTCGGCCAGCCGCTCGCCAATCGCCAGGCGATCCAGTTCATGATCGCCGACTCGACCATGGAGCTGCACGCCTGCCGCTTGATGGTCTACGAATGCGCCTGGCGCCACGACCGCGGCGAAGACATCCGCCAGCTATCTTACATGACGAAGATTCAGTGCGCCGAGATGGCGGGCCGCGTGGTCGACCGCTCGATCCAAGTCCACGGTGGTTTGGGTTTGATGCGCGAGCTGCCGCTCGAATGGTGGTACCGCCAAGTGCGCAGCATCCGCATCACCGAGGGCACCCCGGAGGTGCTGCGCTGGCGGCTGGCGGAGCACATCATTCGCAATCACAAATAG
- a CDS encoding p-hydroxycinnamoyl CoA hydratase/lyase — translation MWKEYKTVRVEKEDGVSWCILNRPEKRNAMNPQLHYDMLEAITELEVDKETQVLIITGAGPSWCAGQDLREYFRGTDNNPLERRKASWASQEWRWRRLFWFPKPTIAMVNGFCFGGAFTPLIACDFAIAAEDATFGLSEINWGIFPGGLVSRVLADAMCYRDAMWYIMTGDPFDGKRAAEIKLVNFAVPKDQLRAKTLELADKLKKKNPAVLRAAKEVYKYCRTMDYGQAEEYMSAKGTALRLTDPEKGRETGMEQFLDKKTYRPGLGEYNRAK, via the coding sequence CTGTGGAAAGAATATAAGACCGTCCGCGTCGAAAAAGAGGATGGCGTTAGCTGGTGTATCTTGAATCGCCCAGAGAAACGAAACGCCATGAACCCGCAACTCCACTACGACATGCTCGAAGCGATCACCGAGCTGGAAGTGGACAAAGAAACGCAAGTGCTGATCATCACCGGTGCGGGGCCGAGCTGGTGCGCCGGGCAGGACTTGCGCGAATATTTCCGCGGCACCGACAACAATCCGTTGGAGCGGCGCAAAGCGAGCTGGGCGTCACAGGAATGGCGCTGGCGCCGGCTGTTCTGGTTCCCGAAGCCGACCATCGCCATGGTCAACGGCTTCTGCTTTGGCGGCGCGTTTACGCCGCTCATCGCCTGCGACTTTGCCATCGCCGCCGAGGACGCGACCTTCGGCCTGAGCGAAATCAACTGGGGTATTTTCCCTGGCGGTTTGGTGAGCCGCGTGTTGGCCGACGCCATGTGCTATCGCGACGCCATGTGGTACATCATGACCGGCGATCCGTTCGACGGCAAACGCGCTGCGGAAATCAAGCTCGTCAACTTTGCCGTTCCGAAAGACCAGCTGCGCGCGAAAACTCTCGAGCTGGCTGATAAGCTGAAAAAGAAAAACCCGGCAGTGCTGCGCGCGGCCAAAGAAGTTTACAAGTACTGCCGCACGATGGACTACGGCCAGGCCGAAGAGTACATGAGCGCCAAGGGCACGGCACTGCGCCTCACCGACCCGGAAAAGGGCCGTGAGACCGGCATGGAACAGTTCCTCGACAAGAAGACCTATCGTCCGGGTTTGGGCGAGTACAACCGGGCGAAATAG
- a CDS encoding ABC transporter substrate-binding protein, translating to MTSLKTILVLGLLACTATSASAQDKISMGLSSVSALHTATWVAAERGFFRKQNLDVEVIVTGQGGTVGIAALLSNDVQMISSAGDLLAAAGLRGGEAVMLAGVVNKGLQRIMTIPEIKTPADLKGKRVGVTRIGAVSHVVLQMMLQRWKMNPADVTVLQVGSSPDMLVSLDKKGIDAAVLTIPSMFVAEDRGYKILLDMADTDIYYLHTMIGSTRSYVKNNRDKVTRFLKGYLEGVAFVKQNRKESIEIVKKKLRIGAAREKNLQRAVDLVADKYYEQIPYTSHRGVETVLGFIEKDNPKAKGADPKQFYDDSLLKEIEQTGFVKTLYTK from the coding sequence ATGACTAGCTTGAAAACCATTTTGGTTCTTGGATTGTTGGCCTGCACCGCAACTTCGGCCTCTGCACAGGACAAGATTAGCATGGGGCTTAGCTCGGTGAGCGCGCTGCATACGGCGACGTGGGTCGCGGCCGAGCGAGGTTTCTTTCGCAAGCAAAACTTGGACGTGGAAGTGATTGTCACCGGGCAGGGCGGGACCGTCGGCATCGCCGCGCTGTTATCCAACGATGTGCAGATGATTAGCTCTGCAGGCGACCTGCTGGCGGCGGCGGGTCTGCGCGGCGGTGAGGCGGTGATGCTGGCGGGTGTGGTGAACAAAGGCTTGCAGCGCATCATGACTATTCCAGAGATCAAGACGCCGGCGGACCTCAAGGGCAAACGCGTCGGCGTAACCCGCATCGGCGCGGTTTCGCATGTCGTTTTGCAGATGATGCTGCAGCGCTGGAAGATGAACCCCGCCGACGTGACCGTCCTGCAGGTCGGTTCTTCACCCGACATGCTGGTGAGCCTCGATAAGAAGGGCATCGACGCGGCGGTGCTGACGATTCCATCAATGTTTGTCGCCGAAGACCGTGGCTACAAAATTCTGCTCGACATGGCTGATACGGACATTTATTACCTGCACACGATGATCGGCTCGACGCGGAGCTACGTGAAAAACAACCGTGACAAAGTCACGCGCTTCCTGAAGGGCTATTTGGAAGGCGTCGCGTTCGTCAAACAAAACCGCAAAGAGAGCATCGAGATCGTCAAAAAGAAACTGCGCATCGGTGCGGCCCGGGAGAAAAACCTGCAGCGCGCGGTCGATCTCGTGGCCGACAAATATTACGAACAGATTCCCTACACGTCGCACCGCGGCGTCGAGACCGTGCTCGGCTTTATCGAAAAGGACAATCCCAAGGCCAAAGGCGCCGATCCGAAGCAGTTCTACGACGACAGTTTGCTGAAAGAGATTGAGCAGACAGGGTTCGTCAAGACGCTCTATACCAAATAA
- a CDS encoding ABC transporter substrate-binding protein — MKNRDGRVMRRIVGFVILSAREGSAFWRRRTKQILRLRLRMTIAALTLRVRAHAALIFVVVIAASTALASAQEKVRFPIGASSKTFSYGPLWVAQKMGFFEKEGIEGQIVVMRGTPITLQALATESIYVANAGTDAVITGVDKGLDFAMIGSLLNNLSMSLVAAKPYKTWDDLRGKVIGSQTITSGTGFALRLVLRAHGLEYPRDYQILHVGGVSDRWIALQSGQIAATPVSVPLDMTAKQQGFNIIGYFADDIPNYFLNPYTVKRSWAEKNRPLVVRFMKAIAQTHRWMFENREPTCALLSKEMAMTLDGCRAAWDYSVKKVWDRNAELSLDGVRTMIKIVGEINNQKEPLAPPAKYIDQSYLRQALSELKLRQ, encoded by the coding sequence ATGAAGAATAGAGACGGTCGCGTAATGCGAAGAATTGTCGGTTTTGTCATCCTGAGCGCTCGCGAAGGATCTGCTTTTTGGCGCAGGCGCACGAAGCAGATTCTTCGCCTCCGGCTCAGAATGACAATTGCGGCACTGACTCTTAGGGTAAGGGCGCATGCAGCGCTGATTTTTGTCGTTGTGATTGCTGCGTCAACTGCTTTAGCTTCCGCGCAAGAAAAAGTTCGCTTTCCCATCGGCGCTTCTTCCAAGACGTTCAGCTACGGACCCCTCTGGGTGGCGCAGAAGATGGGCTTCTTCGAGAAAGAGGGCATCGAGGGCCAGATCGTCGTCATGCGCGGCACGCCGATCACGCTGCAGGCGCTGGCGACGGAATCGATTTACGTTGCCAACGCCGGCACCGACGCTGTTATAACCGGTGTCGACAAGGGGCTCGACTTCGCCATGATCGGCAGCCTGCTCAACAATTTGAGCATGAGCTTGGTCGCTGCCAAGCCATACAAGACGTGGGACGATTTGCGCGGCAAAGTGATCGGTTCGCAGACAATCACGAGTGGCACCGGTTTCGCTTTGCGTTTGGTGCTGCGCGCGCATGGGCTGGAGTATCCGCGCGATTATCAGATACTCCACGTCGGCGGTGTGTCGGATCGTTGGATCGCGCTGCAAAGCGGCCAGATCGCCGCGACGCCGGTCAGCGTGCCGCTCGACATGACGGCCAAGCAACAGGGTTTCAATATCATTGGCTACTTCGCCGATGACATTCCCAACTATTTTTTGAATCCGTACACGGTCAAGCGCTCCTGGGCCGAGAAGAATCGCCCGCTGGTGGTGCGCTTTATGAAGGCGATCGCCCAGACCCATCGCTGGATGTTCGAAAACCGTGAGCCGACCTGCGCTCTATTATCGAAAGAGATGGCGATGACACTGGATGGCTGCCGCGCTGCCTGGGACTACAGCGTCAAAAAAGTCTGGGACCGCAACGCCGAGCTATCCCTGGACGGCGTGCGCACGATGATCAAGATCGTCGGCGAAATTAACAATCAGAAAGAGCCGCTGGCGCCGCCGGCGAAGTATATCGATCAGAGTTATCTTAGACAGGCGCTTTCTGAATTGAAGCTAAGGCAATAG